The following coding sequences lie in one Rutidosis leptorrhynchoides isolate AG116_Rl617_1_P2 chromosome 4, CSIRO_AGI_Rlap_v1, whole genome shotgun sequence genomic window:
- the LOC139840932 gene encoding uncharacterized protein — protein MSSHIWGILVHKQSLWVKWIHTYKLDGRSIWDVSNKATDSFSWRKVLSIRPLVRSYFITKIGDSLITNAWFDNWSCMGPLYALISRRDICRAGFSDRSLVVDLVDHNTLGWPPDWLQKYPSLGDINCPVINDSHDSTSIPRHAFMLWLAIKKKLKTQDRLHEWEKQVGVQLGHVSPVLTLSTHSAVPGSPLEPGETLSPISP, from the exons ATGTCTTCTCATATTTGGGGGATTTTGGTTCATAAACAATCGTTATGGGTGAAGTGGATTCACACTTACAAGTTGGATGGGAGGAGTATATGGGATGTTAGTAATAAAGCTACTGATAGTTTTAGTTGGAGAAAAGTGTTAAGCATTCGCCCTCTAGTTCGAAGTTATTTCATTACAAAAATTGGGGATAGTTTGATAACAAATGCATGGTTTGATAATTGGTCTTGTATGGGTCCTTTATATGCTCTTATCTCTCGAAGGGATATATGCAGAGCGGGTTTTTCGGACAGGTCGTTGGTGGTTGATTTAGTCGATCATAACACTTTGGGTTGGCCCCCGGATTGGCTGCAAAAATACCCGTCGCTAGGAGATATAAACTGTCCTGTTATTAATGATTCGCATGATTCTACG AGTATTCCAAGACACGCGTTTATGTTATGGCTCGCTATTAAGAAAAAGCTAAAGACGCAAGATCGCTTACATGAGTGGGAGAAACAGGTTGGGGTCCAATTG ggacatgttagccctgtgttaACTTTGTCAACCCATTcagcggtccccggtagcccactggagcctggcgaaacactaTCACCCATTTCTCCATAG